A stretch of DNA from Verrucomicrobiales bacterium:
GATGGGGTTGTGGATTCTATGGCGTTTTCCCCAGGGTAGCTCGTTCCTCCCAACCCTGGGCTTTGAGGCGCAATCCCGTTGGGATAGGGAGGAAGCCCTCCGAACTTGTGGGTAATGCTCAGAGAGGTCTACCGCACTCCATACCGTCAAGCGCCGCGCGAAGCGTGTTGGAGTCGATCGGGAACCGATCCGACAAGGTTTATAGTTCCATAGTCCTGTAGCCCCCTACAGCTTTTCGCCCCCCCCCGGAGGGACCCCCTCAGCTGTGCGTTCCAACTCGTCGCTTACCTGGAAGCGACCTTATTCTTAGCCCGAGCTTTGTCGCTGAGGCTGTGCAGGAAAGCTACGACAGCTTGAGTCTCCTCGGCGGTCAACTGTTTGCCTAATTGCAGCAATCCCATGTCTTCGACCGCCCGCCCCAGACTGGACGCCGCCCCATCATGGAAATACGGGGCAGTGAGCCCAATGTTTCGCAGGCTGGGAACCTTGAATTTAAAACGATCATTCTCATCCTTCGTAATCTCCTCGCGACCCTTGTCTTTGAGATTCGGATAGGGATTCACCAGGCCCAGCTTGTGATAGGCGTTGCCCCCCAGAAGAGGGCCGTTATGGCAGGTCGTGCAACCCGTCGCCATAAACAGCTCCAAGCCTTTCCGTTCCACTCCCGATAGTGCTTGGTCATCGCCCTTCAGAAAATCGTCGAAACGATCGCGAGTCACCAGGGTCCGCTCAAAGGCAGCAATAGCCTTGGCCATATTGTCGTAGGTGATCGGGGATTTCTCGCCCGGGAATGCGGCCGCAAAAAGCGCCGGGT
This window harbors:
- a CDS encoding c-type cytochrome; amino-acid sequence: MKRLTLSCSLMLLVVNGYAEAPKAPAELRKAALAVIAPLPAKVPGAEKDSRERIALGRTLFHEKRLSVNESQSCNSCHRVDAGLGGVDNEAFSPGAFGKRGGRNAPTVLNAGFHVAQFWDGRAATLEDQAKGPVLNPVEMAMPNETEVVQRLSRDKQYPALFAAAFPGEKSPITYDNMAKAIAAFERTLVTRDRFDDFLKGDDQALSGVERKGLELFMATGCTTCHNGPLLGGNAYHKLGLVNPYPNLKDKGREEITKDENDRFKFKVPSLRNIGLTAPYFHDGAASSLGRAVEDMGLLQLGKQLTAEETQAVVAFLHSLSDKARAKNKVASR